In Meleagris gallopavo isolate NT-WF06-2002-E0010 breed Aviagen turkey brand Nicholas breeding stock chromosome 15, Turkey_5.1, whole genome shotgun sequence, one DNA window encodes the following:
- the STING1 gene encoding stimulator of interferon genes protein, with amino-acid sequence MPQDLSTRSSPAALLIPEPRAGRARHAACVLLAVCFVVLFLIGEPLMPITYRACTQLAALQLGVLLKGCCCLAEEIFHLRSRHHGSLWQMLCACFPPHWHLALLLVGGSAYLDPQEDNGHSPRLALACLCQLLVLALGLQKLSAVEVSELTESSKKNVAHGLAWSYYVGYLKIVLPRLKECMEEISRVNPMLRAHHDTWKLHILVPLNCDIWDDLEKADSNIQYLADLPETTLTRAGIKRRVYRQSLYMIRDKDNKPRPCVLEFASPLQTLYAMAQDECAAFGREQRLEQARLFYRTLRDILGSSRECAGTYRLIAYEEPAEAESHFLSRLILWHLQQQQSEEYMVQEELPLGTSSMELSLQVSSSDLPQPLRSDRP; translated from the exons ATGCCCCAGGACCTGTCGACaaggagcagccctgctgccctgctcatCCCCGAGCCCCGTGCAGGGCGGGCACGGCATGCAGCGTGcgtgctgctggctgtgtgcttCGTGGTACTGTTCCTGATTGGGGAGCCCCTGATGCCCATCACCTACCGTGCCTGCACCCAGCTGGCGGCCCTGCAGCTCGGGGTGCTGCTcaagggctgctgctgcctggcagaGGAGATTTTCCACCTGCGCTCCAG GCACCATGGCAGCCTCTGGCAGATGCTGTGTGCCTGCTTTCCTCCACACTGGCACCTGGCCCTGCTCCTTGTCGGCGGCTCAGCCTACCTGGACCCTCAAGAGGACAACGGGCACAGCCCCCGCCTCGCCCTCGCCTGCCTGTGCCAGCTGCTGGTCCTTGCCCTCGGGCTGCAG AAGCTCTCAGCAGTGGAGGTGTCAGAGCTGACTGAGAGCTCCAAGAAGAATGTTGCTCACGGCCTCGCCTGGTCCTACTATGTCGGCTACCTGAAAATAGTTCTGCCAC GCCTGAAGGAGTGCATGGAAGAGATCAGCAGGGTCAACCCCATGCTGCGGGCACACCACGACACCTGGAAGCTCCACATCCTGGTCCCACTGAACTGTGACATCTGGGATGACCTGGAGAAGGCTGACAGCAACATCCAGTACCTGGCAGACCTTCCTGAGACCACCCTGACCCGGGCAGGCATCAAAAGAAGAGTCTACAGACAGAGCCTGTATATGATCAGGGATAAGGACAACAAG CCCAGGCCCTGCGTGCTGGAGTTTGCGTCCCCGCTGCAGACGCTGTACGCCATGGCGCAGGATGAGTGTGCAGCCTTCGGCCGGGAGCAGCGGCTGGAGCAGGCCCGGCTGTTCTACAGGACGCTGCGGGACATCCTGGGCAGCTCCAGGGAGTGCGCGGGGACGTACCGCCTCATCGCCTATGAAG AACCGGCAGAGGCCGAGAGCCACTTCTTGTCCAGACTGATCCTCTggcacctgcagcagcagcagagtgagGAGTACATGGTGCAGGAGGAGCTTCCCCTGGGCACCAGCTCCATGGAGCTCAGCCTGCAGGTCAGCTCCTCTGACCTCCCCCAGCCTCTGCGCAGTGACCGCCCCTGA